The proteins below come from a single Eptesicus fuscus isolate TK198812 chromosome 5, DD_ASM_mEF_20220401, whole genome shotgun sequence genomic window:
- the GSKIP gene encoding GSK3B-interacting protein isoform X3 → MPRRRSNLGRRTRGAEAVRRVIAHQTEEERAAANERNRQRMAQVRAQETAERRAARLEDARLRARRSRSAASGLLRSQQNERDRLRVAARRQREAADQRPTRLRAQQSRDYNRLAFRMETDCNPMELSSMSGFEENAELNGFEGTDMKDMRLEAEAVVNDVLFAVNTMFVSKTLRCADDVAYINVETRERNRYCLELTEAGLKASTGGPGTSPLRIGGCRAL, encoded by the exons ATGCCTCGCAGAAGATCAAACCTAGGTCGTCGTACTCGCGGAGCGGAAGCAGTGCGACGAGTAATTGCACATCAAACTGAGGAAGAACGGGCAGCAGCGAACGAGCGAAACAGACAAAGAATGGCTCAAGTACGTGCCCAGGAAACAGCAGAGCGACGTGCAGCCAGACTTGAGGATGCACGGCTGCGAGCACGGCGATCGCGTTCTGCAGCGTCAGGTCTGCTTCGTTCTCAGCAGAATGAACGCGACAGGCTCAGAGTGGCTGCAAGACGTCAACGAGAAGCAGCAGATCAGCGTCCAACACGACTCCGTGCTCAGCAGTCACGCGATTACAATCGCCTTGCATTCCG GATGGAGACGGATTGTAATCCCATGGAGCTAAGCAGCATGTCAGGATTTGAAGAAAATGCAGAGCTTAATGGTTTTGAAGGGACTGACATGAAAGACATGAGGCTAGAAGCTGAAGCGGTTGTAAATGACGTTCTCTTTGCCGTGAACACCATGTTTGTCTCAAAAACCCTGCGCTGTGCAGACGATGTGGCCTATATCAACGTGGAAACGAGGGAAAGGAACAGATACTGCCTGGAGCTCACCGAAGCAGGGCTTAAG gcatccactgggggtcctgGAACATCTCCCCTGCGGATAGGCGGCTGCCGTGCTCTGTGA
- the GSKIP gene encoding GSK3B-interacting protein isoform X1: MPRRRSNLGRRTRGAEAVRRVIAHQTEEERAAANERNRQRMAQVRAQETAERRAARLEDARLRARRSRSAASGLLRSQQNERDRLRVAARRQREAADQRPTRLRAQQSRDYNRLAFRMETDCNPMELSSMSGFEENAELNGFEGTDMKDMRLEAEAVVNDVLFAVNTMFVSKTLRCADDVAYINVETRERNRYCLELTEAGLKIVGYAFDEVDDHLQSPYHETVYSLLDTLSPAYREAFGNALLQRLEALKRDGQS, from the exons ATGCCTCGCAGAAGATCAAACCTAGGTCGTCGTACTCGCGGAGCGGAAGCAGTGCGACGAGTAATTGCACATCAAACTGAGGAAGAACGGGCAGCAGCGAACGAGCGAAACAGACAAAGAATGGCTCAAGTACGTGCCCAGGAAACAGCAGAGCGACGTGCAGCCAGACTTGAGGATGCACGGCTGCGAGCACGGCGATCGCGTTCTGCAGCGTCAGGTCTGCTTCGTTCTCAGCAGAATGAACGCGACAGGCTCAGAGTGGCTGCAAGACGTCAACGAGAAGCAGCAGATCAGCGTCCAACACGACTCCGTGCTCAGCAGTCACGCGATTACAATCGCCTTGCATTCCG GATGGAGACGGATTGTAATCCCATGGAGCTAAGCAGCATGTCAGGATTTGAAGAAAATGCAGAGCTTAATGGTTTTGAAGGGACTGACATGAAAGACATGAGGCTAGAAGCTGAAGCGGTTGTAAATGACGTTCTCTTTGCCGTGAACACCATGTTTGTCTCAAAAACCCTGCGCTGTGCAGACGATGTGGCCTATATCAACGTGGAAACGAGGGAAAGGAACAGATACTGCCTGGAGCTCACCGAAGCAGGGCTTAAG ATAGTAGGTTATGCTTTTGATGAGGTGGATGATCATTTACAGAGTCCCTACCACGAAACAGTCTACTCCCTGCTGGACACGCTCAGCCCCGCCTACCGGGAGGCCTTCGGAAACGCGCTCCTTCAAAGACTGGAAGCTTTGAAAAGGGATGGACAGTCATGA
- the GSKIP gene encoding GSK3B-interacting protein isoform X2, translated as MPRRRSNLGRRTRGAEAVRRVIAHQTEEERAAANERNRQRMAQVRAQETAERRAARLEDARLRARRSRSAASGLLRSQQNERDRLRVAARRQREAADQRPTRLRAQQSRDYNRLAFRMETDCNPMELSSMSGFEENAELNGFEGTDMKDMRLEAEAVVNDVLFAVNTMFVSKTLRCADDVAYINVETRERNRYCLELTEAGLKIQFLKKQMSHVFRVLLVKDHLY; from the exons ATGCCTCGCAGAAGATCAAACCTAGGTCGTCGTACTCGCGGAGCGGAAGCAGTGCGACGAGTAATTGCACATCAAACTGAGGAAGAACGGGCAGCAGCGAACGAGCGAAACAGACAAAGAATGGCTCAAGTACGTGCCCAGGAAACAGCAGAGCGACGTGCAGCCAGACTTGAGGATGCACGGCTGCGAGCACGGCGATCGCGTTCTGCAGCGTCAGGTCTGCTTCGTTCTCAGCAGAATGAACGCGACAGGCTCAGAGTGGCTGCAAGACGTCAACGAGAAGCAGCAGATCAGCGTCCAACACGACTCCGTGCTCAGCAGTCACGCGATTACAATCGCCTTGCATTCCG GATGGAGACGGATTGTAATCCCATGGAGCTAAGCAGCATGTCAGGATTTGAAGAAAATGCAGAGCTTAATGGTTTTGAAGGGACTGACATGAAAGACATGAGGCTAGAAGCTGAAGCGGTTGTAAATGACGTTCTCTTTGCCGTGAACACCATGTTTGTCTCAAAAACCCTGCGCTGTGCAGACGATGTGGCCTATATCAACGTGGAAACGAGGGAAAGGAACAGATACTGCCTGGAGCTCACCGAAGCAGGGCTTAAG ATTCAGTTCCTTAAGAAGCAGATGAGCCACGTGTTCCGCGTACTCCTTGTTAAGGATCACTTGTACTGA
- the GSKIP gene encoding GSK3B-interacting protein isoform X4: METDCNPMELSSMSGFEENAELNGFEGTDMKDMRLEAEAVVNDVLFAVNTMFVSKTLRCADDVAYINVETRERNRYCLELTEAGLKIVGYAFDEVDDHLQSPYHETVYSLLDTLSPAYREAFGNALLQRLEALKRDGQS, from the exons ATGGAGACGGATTGTAATCCCATGGAGCTAAGCAGCATGTCAGGATTTGAAGAAAATGCAGAGCTTAATGGTTTTGAAGGGACTGACATGAAAGACATGAGGCTAGAAGCTGAAGCGGTTGTAAATGACGTTCTCTTTGCCGTGAACACCATGTTTGTCTCAAAAACCCTGCGCTGTGCAGACGATGTGGCCTATATCAACGTGGAAACGAGGGAAAGGAACAGATACTGCCTGGAGCTCACCGAAGCAGGGCTTAAG ATAGTAGGTTATGCTTTTGATGAGGTGGATGATCATTTACAGAGTCCCTACCACGAAACAGTCTACTCCCTGCTGGACACGCTCAGCCCCGCCTACCGGGAGGCCTTCGGAAACGCGCTCCTTCAAAGACTGGAAGCTTTGAAAAGGGATGGACAGTCATGA